A window of the Hordeum vulgare subsp. vulgare chromosome 5H, MorexV3_pseudomolecules_assembly, whole genome shotgun sequence genome harbors these coding sequences:
- the LOC123399556 gene encoding uncharacterized protein LOC123399556, which yields MTTTKLVLLGLVLLVLCSGVISKDRIDEGSYFPHSCDIHVASKSCPSKDECLKLCKQTYHSGKVYGECARDGCHCIVCVLSAGN from the exons ATGACGACTACCAAGCTGGTGCTCCTAGGCCTCGTCCTTTTGGTGCTTTGTTCAG GTGTTATTTCAAAGGACAGAATAGACGAGGGATCATATTTCCCCCACAGTTGCGATATACATGTTGCCTCCAAGTCATGTCCATCCAAAGATGAATGTCTGAAACTATGCAAACAAACGTACCACTCCGGCAAGGTATATGGTGAATGTGCTCGTGATGGATGCCACTGCATAGTCTGTGTGTTATCTGCAGGAAACTGA
- the LOC123399558 gene encoding uncharacterized protein LOC123399558: protein MTTTKLVLLDLVLLVLCSGVISKDRIDEGSYFPHSCDIHVASKSCPSKDECLKLCKQTYHSGKVYGECARDGCHCIVCVLSAGN from the exons ATGACGACTACCAAGCTGGTGCTCCTAGACCTCGTCCTTTTGGTGCTTTGTTCAG GTGTTATTTCAAAGGACAGAATAGACGAGGGATCATATTTCCCCCACAGTTGCGATATACATGTTGCCTCCAAGTCATGTCCATCCAAAGATGAATGTCTGAAACTATGCAAACAAACGTACCACTCCggcaaggtctatggtgaatgtGCTCGTGATGGATGCCACTGCATAGTCTGTGTGTTATCTGCAGGAAACTAA
- the LOC123399559 gene encoding uncharacterized protein LOC123399559 produces MTTTKLVLLGLVLLVLCSGVISKDRIDEGSYFPHSCDIHVASKSCPSKDECLKLCKQTYHSGKVYGECARDGCHCIVCVLSAGN; encoded by the exons ATGACGACTACCAAGCTGGTGCTCCTAGGCCTCGTCCTTTTGGTGCTTTGTTCAG GTGTTATTTCAAAGGACAGAATAGACGAGGGATCATATTTCCCCCACAGTTGCGATATACATGTTGCCTCCAAGTCATGTCCATCCAAAGATGAATGTCTGAAACTATGCAAACAAACGTACCACTCCggcaaggtctatggtgaatgtGCTCGTGATGGATGCCACTGCATAGTCTGTGTGTTATCTGCAGGAAACTAA